A genomic segment from Propionibacteriaceae bacterium ZF39 encodes:
- a CDS encoding polysialyltransferase family glycosyltransferase produces MTRTHLFEVSTLYGLATLNAALRAGLFPDAGAKVLVCSNNAGVPEAVADLAESPAFERLAAPFDRVVNYNAAIEPLHPSAWTPFEAEMPLWERYFRLVWELGDEPVHLVVESIQVSPAQALAWCFPQASIDVYADGLMSYGPTRNKILSEVGSRIERLIHLDLVPGLVPLLLEEFGVRREIIPTDVFTGVLGELAEGAPLPETGERFALLLGQYLSPLGLISVAEEETLHVEMLEAAASRGFRTVVFKPHPTAPSELAGPLLARAVELGVQVEVSTEPVLAETLFDRCPIGLVVGCFSTALMTAQSCYDLDVVRVGTESLLKKLKPYPNSNRIPLVIIDSVVAAPEAPARLTVAELSRLVEAVGFVMQPEVLSHRRGAAADWLWEHGEHEARFFPEVRLGELDLPGGKRTLKTRVAPTLRRVARSAYALERRLEERVMGPIRGVPGGG; encoded by the coding sequence ATGACGCGTACGCACCTGTTCGAGGTGTCCACTCTCTATGGCCTCGCCACTCTGAATGCTGCTCTTCGTGCGGGGCTGTTTCCGGATGCCGGGGCGAAGGTGTTGGTGTGCAGCAACAACGCGGGCGTGCCGGAAGCGGTGGCTGATCTCGCCGAAAGCCCGGCGTTCGAGCGGTTGGCGGCGCCGTTCGACCGGGTGGTGAACTACAACGCCGCGATCGAGCCCCTGCATCCCTCGGCGTGGACCCCGTTCGAGGCCGAGATGCCCCTGTGGGAGCGGTATTTCCGGCTGGTGTGGGAGCTGGGCGACGAGCCCGTGCACCTGGTGGTCGAGTCCATCCAGGTATCCCCCGCCCAGGCCCTCGCCTGGTGCTTCCCGCAGGCATCGATCGATGTGTACGCCGACGGGCTGATGAGCTATGGCCCCACGCGCAACAAGATCCTCTCCGAGGTGGGCTCGCGGATCGAGCGGCTGATCCATCTCGACCTGGTGCCCGGGCTGGTCCCGCTGCTGCTGGAGGAGTTCGGCGTACGCCGGGAGATCATCCCGACCGACGTCTTCACCGGGGTGCTGGGCGAGTTGGCCGAGGGGGCTCCCCTGCCGGAGACCGGGGAACGTTTCGCCCTGCTGCTGGGGCAGTATCTGTCCCCCCTCGGCCTGATCTCGGTCGCCGAGGAAGAGACGCTGCACGTCGAGATGCTCGAGGCGGCAGCCTCGCGCGGGTTCCGGACCGTCGTGTTCAAGCCCCACCCGACCGCGCCGAGCGAGCTGGCTGGGCCGCTGTTGGCCCGGGCTGTGGAGCTGGGCGTGCAGGTCGAGGTATCCACCGAGCCCGTTCTCGCCGAGACGCTCTTCGACCGCTGCCCCATCGGGCTGGTGGTCGGGTGCTTCTCGACGGCCTTGATGACGGCGCAGTCCTGTTATGACCTGGACGTGGTCCGGGTCGGCACCGAGTCCCTGCTGAAGAAGCTCAAGCCCTACCCCAACAGCAACCGCATCCCCCTAGTGATCATCGACTCCGTCGTCGCGGCCCCCGAGGCGCCGGCCCGGCTCACGGTCGCCGAGTTATCGCGACTCGTCGAGGCGGTCGGATTCGTGATGCAGCCCGAGGTGCTGTCCCATCGGCGTGGAGCGGCCGCCGATTGGCTGTGGGAGCACGGTGAGCACGAGGCGCGGTTCTTCCCGGAGGTACGCCTCGGCGAACTCGATTTGCCGGGTGGGAAGCGCACGCTCAAGACCCGGGTCGCGCCGACACTGCGCCGGGTCGCGAGGTCGGCGTACGCCCTGGAGCGCCGACTCGAGGAACGCGTCATGGGGCCCATTCGCGGTGTGCCGGGTGGCGGGTAG
- a CDS encoding glycosyltransferase family 2 protein, translating to MNGLTVIIPCYRLADRLPVTLASLARAIDDRVELLFVDDASPDATAEVIAAALPRLPRARLHRLEQNCGLSGARNVGIDLVETRYLTFFDGDDTVARGYFPALLDSIDRLGVDMIRTDHIEVTGRQRVLKRVPTGFRDGRVGCARDAIRPVGQRTSVDYPYAWAGAYHRRLADEGLLRFPDDLRTAEDRPWIWRLHLAVEGFSVPSVAGVHYHRDQAGSLTRVATSTQFDFVPAMEQVIRIVEADPESERFLPKAVRRWCELTLHHLGLMDRFPPELAHTFRQLLGRSLAGAPARVLADTLAEMTPDRRERLTRLIAPHRLPANPAVSPADGRTR from the coding sequence ATGAACGGCCTGACCGTCATCATCCCCTGCTATCGGCTGGCCGACCGCCTGCCGGTCACGCTGGCCAGCCTGGCCCGGGCGATCGACGATCGCGTCGAACTGCTGTTCGTCGACGATGCCTCGCCGGATGCCACGGCCGAGGTGATCGCCGCCGCTCTCCCCCGGCTGCCCCGCGCGCGACTGCACCGGCTGGAACAGAACTGCGGTCTGTCGGGTGCCCGGAACGTCGGCATCGATCTCGTCGAGACGCGCTATCTGACCTTCTTCGATGGTGATGACACGGTGGCTCGCGGCTATTTTCCGGCGCTGCTGGACTCGATCGACCGGCTCGGTGTCGACATGATCCGCACCGATCACATCGAGGTGACAGGCCGGCAACGGGTGCTGAAGCGCGTACCCACCGGCTTCCGCGACGGGCGCGTCGGCTGTGCCCGCGACGCGATCCGCCCGGTCGGCCAGCGGACTTCGGTCGACTATCCGTACGCCTGGGCCGGCGCCTATCACCGCCGCCTCGCCGATGAGGGCCTGCTGCGGTTTCCCGATGACCTGCGCACCGCCGAGGACCGGCCCTGGATCTGGCGCCTCCACCTCGCGGTGGAGGGCTTCTCGGTGCCTTCGGTAGCGGGGGTGCACTATCACCGCGACCAGGCCGGCTCGCTGACCCGGGTTGCGACCTCGACCCAGTTCGATTTCGTGCCGGCCATGGAGCAGGTCATCCGCATCGTGGAGGCGGACCCCGAATCGGAACGGTTCCTGCCCAAGGCCGTACGCCGCTGGTGCGAACTCACGCTGCATCACCTGGGGCTGATGGATCGCTTCCCACCCGAGCTGGCCCACACGTTCCGCCAGCTCCTCGGGCGGTCGCTCGCGGGAGCCCCCGCTCGCGTACTCGCCGACACCCTCGCCGAGATGACCCCGGACCGTCGCGAACGACTCACGCGGCTCATCGCTCCCCACCGCCTTCCTGCCAATCCCGCTGTCAGCCCTGCCGATGGGAGAACCCGATGA
- a CDS encoding glycosyltransferase family 2 protein, which translates to MPAASPLLTVVVNFFRLGPMATDALSSLRWSADPRIRFLLVDDASPDDTPERLEAASRTLPGARLLLLGENRGLAGARMAALEQLDTDWVTFLDGDDWVSKGYYPALLDEVLASGVDWVRTDHILCTGRQRQLVRIPDINRAGRIGSPRESILSARTSSVDFAHAWSGVYHRRLVEQGIVYYPPELRTAEDRPGIWSLHLKVPEFTIARTVGVHYRQAVEGSLTQTGDVRQLAVTESMRQVREVVLADPESERFMPKVMKTWAGLFAWHWQHRSRFTPGLRARFVREAGALLDTADQDLLNSVIRAMPESRRQAVEALRRQAGLLNAGRRTPEVRVSR; encoded by the coding sequence ATGCCCGCTGCTTCTCCGTTGCTGACCGTAGTGGTCAACTTCTTCCGGCTGGGCCCCATGGCCACGGACGCCCTGTCCAGTCTGCGCTGGTCGGCCGATCCGCGGATCCGGTTCCTCCTCGTGGATGACGCCTCACCGGACGACACTCCTGAGCGACTGGAGGCGGCCTCCCGCACACTGCCGGGTGCCCGGCTTCTGCTGCTGGGTGAGAATCGCGGGCTCGCCGGGGCGCGCATGGCGGCGCTGGAGCAACTCGACACCGACTGGGTGACGTTCCTCGACGGCGACGACTGGGTGAGCAAGGGCTACTATCCGGCGCTGCTCGACGAGGTCCTGGCGTCGGGCGTCGACTGGGTCCGCACCGACCACATCCTGTGCACCGGACGGCAGCGACAGCTCGTCCGCATCCCGGACATCAATCGCGCCGGTCGCATCGGGTCGCCGCGCGAGTCGATCCTCTCGGCCCGAACGTCCTCGGTCGATTTCGCCCATGCGTGGTCCGGCGTCTACCACCGACGGCTCGTCGAACAGGGGATCGTCTACTACCCGCCCGAGCTGCGCACCGCCGAGGACCGGCCGGGCATCTGGAGCCTCCACCTGAAGGTGCCGGAGTTCACCATCGCCCGGACCGTTGGGGTGCACTATCGCCAGGCCGTCGAGGGCTCACTGACCCAGACGGGCGATGTCCGTCAGCTCGCCGTCACCGAGTCGATGCGGCAGGTCCGGGAGGTCGTGCTGGCCGATCCCGAGTCCGAGCGCTTCATGCCCAAGGTTATGAAGACCTGGGCGGGCCTGTTCGCGTGGCACTGGCAGCATCGCAGTCGGTTCACCCCAGGGTTGCGGGCGCGGTTCGTACGCGAGGCCGGCGCGCTCCTCGACACCGCCGACCAGGACCTCCTCAACTCCGTGATCCGGGCCATGCCCGAGAGCCGCCGCCAGGCCGTCGAGGCGTTGCGACGCCAGGCGGGCCTGCTGAACGCAGGCCGGCGTACCCCTGAGGTCAGGGTCAGCCGATGA
- a CDS encoding N-acetylneuraminate synthase family protein: MSSVESAPIRMFGDRPVGSGHPVYVCGEIGINHNGDVDNAIRLIDHAVHAGADAVKFQKRTPEICTPRDQWDIERDTPWGRMPYIDYRHRVEFGVEEYSRIDEHCKQRGIAWFASPWDTEAVDFLEQFDLPAHKVASASLTDDELLQKLRSTGRTVILSTGMSTPAQIRHAIEVLGSENALMCHATSTYPAKPEELNLRMIHTLGREYPNVPIGYSGHETGLQTTLAAVALGAVFVERHITLDRAMWGSDQAASVEPGGLERLVRDIRVIETALGDGVKKVYDSELGPMKKLRRVRGIIAEAGDDSVTEPIA; this comes from the coding sequence ATGAGCAGTGTGGAGAGCGCACCGATCCGGATGTTCGGTGACCGGCCTGTCGGCTCCGGTCATCCGGTCTATGTCTGCGGTGAGATCGGCATCAACCACAACGGCGACGTCGACAACGCAATTCGCCTGATCGACCACGCGGTCCATGCGGGCGCCGATGCGGTCAAGTTCCAGAAGCGTACGCCGGAGATCTGCACCCCGCGCGACCAGTGGGACATCGAGCGCGACACGCCGTGGGGCCGCATGCCCTACATCGACTATCGCCACCGCGTCGAGTTCGGGGTCGAGGAATACAGCCGCATCGACGAACACTGCAAGCAGCGCGGCATCGCCTGGTTCGCCTCCCCGTGGGACACCGAGGCCGTCGACTTTCTCGAGCAGTTCGACCTGCCGGCCCACAAGGTCGCCTCCGCCTCCCTGACCGACGACGAACTGCTGCAGAAGCTGCGCTCGACCGGTCGCACCGTCATCCTCTCGACCGGCATGTCGACCCCGGCGCAGATCCGCCACGCCATCGAGGTCCTCGGCAGCGAGAACGCGCTCATGTGCCATGCGACCAGCACCTATCCGGCCAAGCCGGAGGAGCTCAACCTCCGCATGATCCACACGCTCGGGCGCGAATATCCCAACGTGCCGATCGGCTACTCGGGCCACGAGACGGGCCTCCAGACCACGCTCGCCGCCGTCGCCCTCGGCGCCGTCTTCGTCGAGCGCCACATCACCCTCGACCGCGCGATGTGGGGCTCCGACCAGGCCGCCTCGGTCGAGCCCGGTGGCCTCGAGCGTCTCGTGCGCGACATCCGCGTCATCGAGACCGCCCTGGGTGACGGCGTCAAGAAGGTCTATGACTCCGAGCTCGGCCCGATGAAGAAGCTGCGCCGCGTGCGCGGCATCATCGCCGAGGCCGGCGACGATTCGGTGACCGAGCCGATCGCCTGA
- the priA gene encoding bifunctional 1-(5-phosphoribosyl)-5-((5-phosphoribosylamino)methylideneamino)imidazole-4-carboxamide isomerase/phosphoribosylanthranilate isomerase PriA translates to MDSLTLLPAVDVKGGQAVQLVQGVDGTEKVFGDPLEAARRWQDAGAEWIHLVDLDAAFGTGSNAEAIGRVIDAMDLKVELSGGIRDEASLERALGTGCERVNIGTAALENPEWCEEIIRRHGDRIAIGLDVKGDKLAARGWTREGGNVYETLKRLDDAGCKRYVVTDVASDGMLTGPNYELLGAICARTESPVVASGGISSLEDLRRLRGLVPIGIEAAIIGTALYVGNFTLTDALAVARGEEITEHGDAQ, encoded by the coding sequence GTGGATTCCTTGACGTTGTTGCCCGCAGTGGATGTGAAGGGCGGCCAGGCCGTCCAGCTCGTGCAGGGGGTGGACGGCACCGAGAAGGTGTTCGGCGACCCGCTCGAAGCCGCGCGTCGCTGGCAGGATGCCGGCGCCGAGTGGATTCACCTCGTCGACCTCGACGCCGCGTTCGGCACCGGCTCCAACGCCGAGGCCATCGGCCGCGTGATCGACGCGATGGATCTCAAGGTCGAACTGTCCGGCGGCATCCGCGACGAGGCCAGCCTCGAGCGTGCGCTCGGCACCGGCTGCGAGCGCGTCAACATCGGCACCGCCGCGCTGGAGAACCCCGAGTGGTGCGAGGAGATCATCCGGCGCCACGGCGACCGGATCGCCATCGGCCTCGACGTCAAGGGCGACAAGCTCGCCGCACGGGGTTGGACCCGCGAGGGCGGCAATGTCTACGAGACCCTCAAGCGCCTCGACGACGCCGGCTGCAAGCGCTATGTCGTGACCGACGTGGCCTCCGATGGCATGCTGACCGGCCCCAATTACGAGCTGCTGGGCGCGATCTGCGCACGCACCGAGAGCCCCGTCGTGGCCTCCGGTGGCATCTCGTCGCTCGAAGACCTGCGTCGCCTGCGCGGGCTGGTGCCGATCGGCATCGAGGCCGCCATCATCGGCACCGCTCTCTATGTCGGCAACTTCACCCTCACCGACGCCCTCGCGGTCGCCCGCGGCGAGGAGATCACCGAGCACGGGGACGCTCAGTGA
- a CDS encoding HAD-IB family hydrolase → MTQTLLSGEVHGRPTLDGRLSELLAGKKIVLTGVTGFIGEQILWKILTDLPDTTAGVLVRRKGSASARDRMIQLVKKKIFKEVRDAAGGAEELLDARVQVIEGDLPNVPDLPRDTDVLIHCAGDVSFDPPIDQAFKTNVLGTKALLDKFREAMSDDEGNLVKVPHYVHVSTAYTAGRRRGAIPEAAHEHPIDYAVETEWALKLAERIEIESRSAERLTELREQAEREHRQAGYLTTAADTERRRKDWVHEQLVLAGTERARSVGWTDVYTFAKAMGERIVADLGKDMRVSIVRPAIVESSMKHPYPGWIEGFKMAEPLILAYGKGELPEVPASPDSVIDIIPCDMVVNCILAVCATEPEIGRPEFYHSNSGARNPLTFRDIYVHVRRYFTEHPFDRGERGQTKLPIWNWPGSAQVERFLATSEVASRWADKALSFAPRSRRTRNLAKSLDKASGRLGFLRRYLTIYGEYLRTELHFVDDHTLALHRSLHPDDVARWSFDSAEVDWTEYIEEIHCPAVTAPVRRMDAVRRRRGNTASTYRDLSRSTTDPKQVVAVFDLDGTVMSGNVVETYLWAKLPELGPTGQAQEILSLVKALPSYLQAERRDRGTFLRALYRRYEGADLAALDHAVDTRIAEHILDRLSPDAIRRIREHRALGHTTVLMTGAIRSLTRPLQPLFDVIVAADLSVDEEGRCTGFLTGPPMVGESRSAWLRHWATLNGIDLSESFAYADSHVDLPMLSAVGHPVAVNPDLGLMRAAQKNSWSIVEWEAMSQTPRWSIAPKKEK, encoded by the coding sequence GTGACCCAGACCCTGTTGAGTGGGGAGGTCCACGGCCGGCCCACTCTTGATGGCCGCCTGTCCGAACTCCTGGCCGGCAAGAAGATCGTGCTCACCGGGGTCACCGGATTCATCGGCGAGCAGATCCTGTGGAAGATCCTGACGGACCTGCCCGACACGACTGCCGGCGTACTCGTGCGGCGCAAGGGCTCCGCCTCCGCCCGCGATCGGATGATCCAGCTCGTCAAGAAGAAGATCTTCAAAGAGGTACGCGACGCCGCCGGGGGAGCGGAAGAGCTTCTCGACGCCCGCGTCCAGGTCATCGAAGGTGACCTGCCGAACGTGCCCGACCTGCCCCGCGACACCGACGTGTTGATCCACTGCGCGGGGGATGTGTCGTTCGACCCGCCGATCGACCAGGCGTTCAAGACCAACGTGCTCGGCACGAAAGCCCTGCTTGACAAGTTCCGCGAGGCCATGTCGGACGACGAGGGCAACCTCGTCAAGGTGCCGCACTATGTGCACGTGTCGACGGCCTACACCGCCGGCCGTCGCCGCGGTGCGATCCCCGAGGCGGCCCACGAGCACCCGATCGACTATGCCGTCGAGACCGAGTGGGCCCTCAAGCTCGCCGAGCGCATCGAGATCGAGTCGCGCAGTGCCGAGCGACTGACCGAGCTCCGCGAGCAGGCCGAGCGGGAGCATCGCCAGGCGGGCTACCTGACCACGGCAGCCGACACCGAGCGGCGCCGCAAGGACTGGGTGCACGAGCAGCTGGTCCTGGCCGGCACCGAACGGGCGCGCTCGGTGGGCTGGACCGATGTCTACACGTTCGCGAAGGCCATGGGCGAGCGCATCGTCGCCGACCTGGGCAAGGACATGCGCGTGTCCATCGTCCGGCCCGCGATCGTCGAGTCGTCGATGAAGCATCCCTATCCGGGCTGGATCGAGGGCTTCAAGATGGCCGAACCGCTCATCCTGGCCTACGGCAAGGGCGAGTTGCCAGAGGTCCCGGCATCGCCCGATTCGGTCATCGACATCATCCCCTGCGACATGGTCGTCAACTGCATCCTCGCAGTGTGTGCGACCGAGCCCGAGATCGGCCGCCCGGAGTTCTATCACTCCAACTCCGGCGCCCGGAATCCGCTGACGTTCCGTGACATCTATGTCCACGTCCGGCGCTATTTCACCGAGCATCCGTTCGATCGCGGTGAGCGCGGCCAGACCAAGCTGCCGATCTGGAACTGGCCGGGTTCGGCCCAGGTCGAGCGGTTCCTCGCGACCTCGGAGGTGGCATCCCGCTGGGCCGACAAGGCCCTCAGCTTCGCCCCGCGGTCCCGGCGTACCCGAAACCTGGCCAAGTCGCTCGACAAGGCCAGCGGCCGGCTGGGGTTCCTGCGGCGCTATCTGACCATCTATGGCGAATATCTCCGCACCGAGCTCCACTTCGTCGACGACCACACGCTGGCGCTCCATCGCTCGCTGCACCCCGACGATGTCGCCCGCTGGAGCTTCGACTCGGCCGAGGTCGACTGGACGGAATACATCGAGGAGATCCACTGCCCGGCGGTCACGGCTCCTGTGCGCCGGATGGATGCCGTACGCCGGCGCCGGGGCAATACCGCTTCGACCTATCGCGACCTCAGCCGCTCGACTACCGACCCCAAGCAGGTCGTGGCCGTGTTCGACCTCGACGGCACCGTCATGAGCGGCAACGTCGTCGAGACCTATCTCTGGGCCAAGCTCCCGGAGCTGGGCCCGACGGGGCAGGCGCAGGAGATCCTCTCCCTCGTCAAGGCGCTCCCGAGCTATCTGCAGGCCGAACGCCGCGACCGCGGCACGTTCCTGCGGGCGCTCTATCGCCGCTATGAGGGCGCCGACCTGGCCGCGCTCGATCATGCGGTGGACACGCGTATCGCCGAGCACATCCTCGACCGGCTCTCCCCGGACGCGATCCGCCGCATCCGCGAGCATCGCGCGCTCGGCCACACGACGGTCCTGATGACCGGTGCCATCCGGTCGCTGACCCGGCCGCTGCAACCGCTGTTCGATGTCATCGTGGCCGCCGACCTGTCGGTCGACGAAGAGGGCCGCTGCACCGGCTTCCTCACCGGACCGCCGATGGTCGGCGAATCCCGGTCGGCGTGGCTGCGCCACTGGGCGACGCTCAACGGCATCGACCTGTCGGAGTCCTTCGCCTATGCCGATTCCCATGTCGACCTCCCGATGCTGTCGGCTGTCGGCCACCCCGTTGCCGTCAATCCCGACCTCGGCCTGATGCGCGCCGCGCAGAAGAACTCGTGGTCGATCGTGGAATGGGAGGCGATGTCGCAGACCCCGCGCTGGTCGATCGCCCCCAAGAAGGAGAAGTGA